The Orcinus orca chromosome 12, mOrcOrc1.1, whole genome shotgun sequence genome includes the window TAACAAAGAGAAAGTTACATATGTTCACTATACtctattttaaaaggcaaaaaagtaGGCCGTGTAGTTTATAAACGTTTCTAgccaaatagtttttttttaagcttatcaACTGGGTGCCTAAATAAACAACCATCAGTAAttcagtcattcaataaatattttagtgatCTCTTGCGTCAAGCAtaattcaaagatgaataaatcaTGGTCCCTACCTTCATGAAGTTGACAACTGAGTAAAAAGAATCAGAAACACACATTACTACTCAAGATAGaacttaataaaaatacaataaacttaagagaaatacaaagaaactgctACAGTAGTTCAAAAACGGAAGTGTTTATATAGGAAGCAGTTGATTTTCTAATGTGTAAAACTGCCAAACCCAAAGAACGTTGTTTAATTGTTGTCACACTCTCTCTCCCCCGGAATCTCTCACTGGCCATTTTTCTTCCAGGAACTTCATACTTTACTGAATTCTCCCCTGTTCTGAGTGATTCTTCCCAGTCACCTTTGTGGACCTCTCTTTCTCTATAGACAGGTTAGATGCTGGCCTTCCCCCACCATTTTATCAAGAGTGATCATTTCTCCTCTCTCACTCCTCCAGATGACCTGACCCACTGCCATGATTTCCCCAATTTACCAAAGGTTCCCAAGTCTGTCTGTATTTCCACTTAAGAACTTGACTTTGGACCACGAACCTGTATATGCTGCTCTCTACTGGAATATCTACTTGGAGGCACCATAGGCACATTAAATATGACAAATGGAAAATTCGACTCAGTATCTTGATCTACAGTTCCACCAACTTGCGCGTCATTCTGTCTTTTTACTTCTACTTTACCTACCCTATCCAATACATCATAAGCCTAATCTACTGTGTCACCTAAGTATTCCCCAGATTCACCCAGTCCCATCCTCGCTTCCAATGCCTGAACTGCAATAACTTCCAATTTCACTTTTGGTGTTCTAACTAAAGCTATATACCATTTCCTTAGTGATTTTTCTGAAACATAAATCTGATCACATTACTCTTTTGGTTAAAATGCTTTGAGTAATCCCCAATACCATCTACAGAATAAAGTCGATGAGTTCCCAATGCCACATACAGGATCAGGACAAAACTCTTGTACCAAGGTGTACAAGACCTGgcctctggcttccctggtgaaaTGACCACAGCTTCACACACCCAAATGCCAGTTCCTTGATGCTCCCAGAAGGAACCATGctgttctctttttctatgctATTTCTTCTGCTCCCACGTTCCCGACCTACCATCCATCTGGTTAACTTCAAGACTCAACCAGGTAATCACACCTATGATACACACTTCCCTGACCCTTCTCCACCCCCTCTGACAGAGTTAGTTATAAAATTGACCAAGCTAAACTATTAAAACACTTCCAAAGGgctgtgattatttttttctctgtccttcACAAGTTCTAGCAAAGGGTGGAAATTAATTAACATGTATCGACTACTATGTGctattataaacatatacacattctACAAACATTATATAGCTCTTCATCTAACAGCTCTCTAAGGCAGGCAAACTGCAGAATTAACTTTCCACCTGATTAAAAGCTACAAAGAATCTTGCAGGAAGGCTGACTTCCCAGTAGCTAGGAACAGTAAACTAGCTCCTAATTGTTAGGTCAAATAACTGTTGGTCCCTTTTGTGATCCTTAgtagtctttaggattttcatcatatttcctttttgtcttaCACGTCAAGCTCGATTTGTTCAGTTTGCTGTAAACCATGATTGTGAATACCATTCTTCCTTCTGGTttgcaagagaaaaagaatatacacactCTGCCTGGTGTGAAGTCAATTTCACTTGAACCCTTTggcattaaaaagaaattgttttgcAGGCACAAGATGTCACCTTTCTACTTTTACTAACACCGCCCGCTTTCCCtcttcataatatattttttaagtgtttactaAGTGTGCACTGATTAACAGTTCTTTCAGGGGAGAGCGTGAGCTCCTACATTTTCCAGTTCCATGAGTAAAGGACCTCTGGGACGAGGAAGATTAAAGAAACGTTAAAGATAGgttttccaaaagagaaaaacttcaGGACCAGCTGCTGAGCAGGGCCGGACGAGGCCCCCGGCTCTTCCCTGTGGCTGCAGACAGACCTTCGATGAGGCCTGTCACTCACCTGACTGGGTGTCTGTAGCGGGAAAGCTTTTCTGAGGCGTCCGTTATTCCGGGGCCATCTGGCATCTGGGGGTGTAAGGAAATGGATCGAAGTTAGCACTCACCTTCTAAAAAAACTGCAAACCCTGGCGACCAGGCTTTCCTCTCGTCTGCGGGGAATGTGACCGCGGGGCTCTCAGTAGCCTCGCTCCCGGCCCGATCTGTTCGTGCCAGTAGCTCTGGAGGACGCACTCGTCGCTTCAGCACCGACAGGGCCACCGGTATGGCCACCAGCAGGCGCGATCTTAAGCGAGGGGAAGGCCTGGCGCGCGTCTCCCTGGGGCCCGGCGTAGCCTGCGTTGATCGATCAACAGCGCCCCCGGGATGCGCGGCTCACTCACCGCCTCCGCGGCGTGGTGCGGCGCCTCTTCCTCCTCGCCACTGTCTTCCACCCACGGTCTCCAGAAGCCTGCGGATCTGCGAGGTGGGCAGCGGAAGGCGCGCAGAGGAGCAGTGAGCCCCGACCCGGGAGAACCGACCGCATCTGAGCGAGGGCCTAGAGGGTGCGGGggtgagagagaggaggggaggagctggggaggcgCAGGCGGGAGGGATGGAGCGGGGGAGGCGCAGGGCGGGACAGAGACGCGGTACCCGGGGTCCGCGCCCCCGCGCCGCGTCTGGCGTTCGGTAGCGGCTGGCAGCTGGAGGCGGCAGCGCGCGCGCTGGCCGCCTGGGATCTCCGTGGTCTCCGCGATCTCCATGGGCAGGCtggcccctggcacccacccgGCCCGAGCCCGAAGCCTTATATAGCCCCCGCGGCCCGCTACATCTTTACAcgtcctctccctctcctcccctctctccgcGTAAACAAAAAGGCTGCGCGTCAAGGCGCAGCGGCCCGAACCCCGGGGGCGAACGCGTGCAACTCCCAAATGGCCCGGGGAGCGGGTTTGTCAAGCGAGTGTTAATCGCTCTTCCACACTTGTCTGCGGGGGGTGGAAAACAACATTCGCCCGAGCGACCAGTTTCCTAGTGAAGAGGCTAGGACGGGTCAAACTTAAGCGATTCTACACGTTTTGTGTATTACTGCAAAAAAAGGCCGAGTGGCGGGTCATTACTGCTCGACAGTCTCACGGCTTTTCGCCTTCAGCAAATGCCACTGGTTCTGCACTCCTTACGAAAGGAATATCGGTTTGAggaggatttgtttgttttttaatgtattgacaGACTAGGTTCCTCCATCTGCCTATTATTATTTGAAGATTAAAGATTCACAAGAGTTTAATTGTAAAAGACTGAATGTTCCAACCTAGAGGACCAGAGCCTGGAGTCATAGGATTTTGGCATAGAGTTCTACTCTGTCTTCTCGTCTTTGCCATTTTCCCCAACATCTTATCAGTGTCCTCCAAAGATAAGTCTTGAGTGTCATCTATACAATTCTGTCACTCTTGGCATTTTGTCACTCAGTGATAATTAGCAAGTTCTTTTGTGGGTGTTGGGTATGTGTGGAATAATAATGAAATCCTGGAAAGTTATGATGTGGAATAACTTagtcaacctctctgtgcctgtttctcttACTTAAGTTACCCCTTACTTATCACAGAGGTCCATGaatcttggttaaaaaaaaaaaagttatgcttCCAAGAAAAGATGATATATAAATGTCATGATTTTTgtccaaaatgttttaaataatagaGCTGAACTTCCTCTTGAAAGTTGTAGAGAAGAACCCCAAATGTAGGCTATAATGTCTCTGCTATCCATTCAATTACTGTGTAGGAAAGAAATCCATCTAATTAATACCCAAGGGCCTATAATGATCTACCTGTCAGGAAGGTGAGAAAGGGTTTGCTTCAGATAGTGAAATCAGTGAGGATAGGTATCTAATGCATGTCTCAGTGCCCTAGAAGTATTGTTaggctaaataaaataaaacttatagaATGTTTgctacagtgcctgacacatagtaaactctcaataaattttgttatataaaaaaatctaaacacTTAACAGATGCTAAGCTATCTGATGAAATGGTTTATCGTATCCATTTTGTAAACATCTTTTAGGGTATCTGTAATGTGCTAAGGTCTGCACTTTCCAGATATAATTGTGAATAAGATatccccctgggcttccctggtggtgcagtggttgagagtccgcctgccgatgcaggggacacgggttcatgccccggtgcgggaagatcccacatgccacggagcggctgggtccgtgagctatggccgctgagactgcgcgtccggagcctgtgctcggcaacgggagaggccacaacagtgagaggcccacgtatcgcaaaaaaaaaaaaaaaaaaaagatatccccCTATTCTCAAGAGGATCGCAGTCATTGCCATCTATGGCCATCACAGTGGCCACAtgagcaaagattttttttaattgccacgTTCAATAACAAAAGCACATTTTAAGCAAAGAAGTAGTACAAGGGAGGGAAGTGATAAGTCTGTTTTTTGCAACCAGGAAAGCCTTCTTAAAGCGAAAGAAACCAAAATTGGGATTTCTAGAAGAATCAGTCAAGAAATAgtggagtctgtgtgtgtgtgtggtgcaggAGTGGGAGAAGGGGCAGTGCATCTAGGGAGTAGGTGTTGCTGGAGCAGAGATGTGGCTGAGAAGGCAGAAAAGGCTTGGACTATTTAGAATCTAATATACCATGATAAAGCACTTAAGCTTTATTCTGTAAGCCCTGGTGAGAGATTTTAAGCAGGAGGGTGGAATAaccaaagttttctttttatagaaattACTCTGGCAGCCATATGGATTTAGGGAAGTCTGACACTAGAGACTAGGAAATCATTTACAAACTCATTGCAATAGTTCAGGCAACAGATAATGAGAAGATGTATACTAAGGATGGgaatgaaagaatatatttgaTGGATACTTAGAAATAGAATCTGCAGAACTACCTGAATCATAAAATGTGGGTGGACATGAACATGAAGTTTAGATATGCTTCTAGGTTTCTAGGCTGCTTAAGTGGGTTGATGTTGATGGCTCAAAAAAGATGAGGAGAACGGAATATAGGAGGAAGAGCAAGTGAGATGCTTTTATGTTCTTTCACTCTGTTAATAGTGCTCAAGGAAGCAACAGTGAATTTGGTTTTAGATCTTGAATCAGTCAGGTCGGGCTGGGCTAGACCGCAATAACAAATAACTCCAAACTCTCATAGGCTTAAAATAATAGACATTTACTTCTCACTCAGGTCATATATTCACTTTTGTTTGGTGGGGGATCTACTGCACATCATCTTCACTTAAGGATAAAAGGTGATGGAGCCTCTTTCCTCTAGAACGTGGCTGGTTGTCATAACACAGAGAAGGGaataaaattaatagattttAGAAGGCTTAGGAACACATATATTGAGAAGATATCCAGAGGACAACCAGAAATATGAGATCTGGAGTTTGGCAGAGAGTTTACAGCTAAAGATTTAAATGTgggaatcataaaaaaaaaaagaagtagaaattaaAACGATAGGAGTTGATAATTTTCCCATAGAAATTTTGTAAGCTTGAGAACTGGAGCAAGGACAGAGCTCTGGAAAGCAACATTTGCTTGTAAAATGAGAGggtatgcaaaaaataaaataaaacaaaaacaaaacaaatgaaaaaccctCACTTTAAAGGAATGGGGAAGGTGGTAGAAGGTGCATTTATAGAGCAGGGGTGGTGGAAACACGGGATGAAGGAATTCTAACAAGGAAGGAAAGGTCCAAGGTATTAAGTGCTACCAAGGGGTCAAACAAGATAAGGACATGTGTTAATTGAATTTGGCAGTTAAGTGGTTATAAGTGACTTTAAAACACCATCTTGAGTGAATGGGAGTGAAAGATTTTTTACAGTTAGTTGAGCTATagaggtaaagaaataaaaacagtgagaTGATGCTACCATTTtacaggaaaagagagagaaggggaagccTGGGTCAGTAgaggggttttgtttttagtgtgcAAGAgacaggagaattttttttaaagggaagttAATGGTCTTCCAGAGCTCAAAATAGTTCTTTTAAAtatggctgtgccaggtcttagttgcagctggcagcctcct containing:
- the RIPPLY2 gene encoding protein ripply2; translation: MEIAETTEIPGGQRARCRLQLPAATERQTRRGGADPGYRVSVPPCASPAPSLPPAPPQLLPSSLSPPHPLGPRSDAVGSPGSGLTAPLRAFRCPPRRSAGFWRPWVEDSGEEEEAPHHAAEAMPDGPGITDASEKLSRYRHPVRLFWPKSKCYDYLYQEAEVLLKKFPIQATISFYEDSDSEEEIEELICEN